In the Oncorhynchus keta strain PuntledgeMale-10-30-2019 chromosome 32, Oket_V2, whole genome shotgun sequence genome, TGTTGAAATGGTTGTTTCCATCGATTGACATCACAGTGGCACAACCATCTATCTACTTAAAAGCCGAAAAGGATAATATTGTTGCAGGCAGCTGATTTCTCTGTGAAAGATGATttcacaaataaaatatattcaAAGATGAGGATGGGCCATAAAATAAAGCTTTTCATCACCTAAACGTTGACAATATTTTTTATGTCCATTTTGTGAAAGATGTGGTAAAATGTATTCGTAACATGGCAACAGGAGAATGTAACCGAACAGGTTTGCAACCCGGGTCATCAGCGAGACTCAAGATCATGATAAACTAGTCTAGGCCAAGACATTAAATCTGGAAGTCAACACAAGTCTTCAGAAGGGTAAAATACAAAGCAGGATCAtggagttagccagctaacttgtaTAAATATTCTGAAATCTTTCTACAAAATATAAAGTTACGTTTGAAATGGGTATGCTCTAACTAACCATAAAATCAAGTTATTTCTGGTTGCttatcaaagttagctggctaattCATTGATTCTgttttgtagtatacccctcaggtCAAGGCAAAGTAATTCAGTGAGCTAGCGCTGTTATTGGATCAAAAGCCCACCATTTCACCAGTGTTTGCAGCAGCAGCTCACTTAATGACAGTGTAGCCATGGGCAACAATAACAAGTGACAGGTTGTCAGGCTGTTGCTGAGCCCCTACACAATCATTAATATGTTAATATTTCACATGTAACAGTGGGGGTTTCATTTTCAGACAGACTGTAGATTTTGGCAGCAAAATGTCTGCAGTGGGGTTTAATATTAAACTTGGTGCAGTAGGTTAGAGATAACAAATCTCGAGACCCTGGAGAAACTGGGTCTCTTACATTGTCGGCAAGCGAAATATTACAAAATGTGTTAAATGCCATTTCAGTAGAAGGGTATCTGAAGATTTCAATATGTTACAAGCAGACCACCAAAAATGTTTACCCTGGTATCTTAAAATCATAATTCAAGTTATCATATTTAACATAGAAGGTAAGACTGATGAACAGTCTTGAGAACTATTGCACTGAAAGGCTTGGGCATGGTAGATTACCAAACGGGTTACAGCAAGACACAGGGAGAGTTCAGTAACAGGTCAAAAGCTACAGCTAGAAAAGCTTTGCAGATATGGGGGTGGCACCAGATCTGACTGAAATGACTATCATTCAACTAAGGAGAACATCCCCATGCAGGGCCTGACAGTTGTACAGTTACGTAGATACGCTTCAAGTAACAGCAAATAGCAAAACATTCAGTGCAGTGTGTGTTATTTAGATTGAATTGACTTCATCTGAAGACCGGACAAAGGCAAATAAGCACAAATGTTCAACTTAAATGAGCGGTGTTGGATTTTATCAGTACTATACAGCAGCCTCTGGCTGCTTTTCCATACATGGCAGAAACGTTAATCTCTCATGAGGTACCACAGGTTGAGAGGTGCTACCAGGACAGGTAACTGGACACATAGatcaggggtaggcaactagattcagccgcggatGGCCGGGGGCCGGAACATATTTAgaataatttgtacactgcaaactGACCATAACTAAGCCCAAAAACAGATTGTATTTGAGAACAATcatttcataccttgattacattgagacacgaGCACGTCTCTTTTTTTTAATTCAAGAGAATACTTGGAAACAGAGTTCGTAAACTAAACCCATTTTTTGACCAAAAACAATTcccaaaatatatacatatatttgttTATACTAAAAACTTTGGGTAGTCCCCCAACCCCCCCCCAGAAAATCACTTCCTGGCTGGTTTCGCGCCACAGGACGCCTGTTGCTGACCCgacatagatatatatatatttttttcagaaCCTCAGCATTTTAAATATTTCAAACAGTGCCAGTATTGCCCTTTGAACAGCACCAGGTGTAGAAAAGGAGTAACATTTTAGACTACTCCACAAAATATCTTCAGACTAGTGTACCCTTACAGCCTTAATAAATGTCAAGTCCTAGACCCGTTACTCTAGTTTCACATAACCTTTTTAAACCAAGTAAATGTAATACATAAAAATTGACAGTAATAGATTTTTTATtaactatgttactgtatatagctttGTTCTGGGGAAAAATATTCCATACTCTATTTACAAAGTGCTATCTTAAAACATTCCTATTCAGTTTTGTGTACAGTAGTAGACTTATACCATACTTTGCCGAAGGCAATGATTTGGTTCCATGACAGGATAGAAAGGCGCTTTTGATCATTTACATCTTGCTTATGAAAAGAAAAAtacaagtatatatatatattatatactctCTCAatctatatatatttatatcttAGGCACACAGGGAAAAAAATGCTGCATACATAAAACAATGAGACTGCTATCGATATATGATGTCATTGAGGCTTCTGTGTTGGGCGTGCAGAAGATTGCATGGCAGAAAGCTTTCTGGAGGACGCCTGCTTCTCAAGAGGCTTTTTCCCATTGGGGGGAGAATAAAGACTGGATTCAGAAGTGGAAGACTTAGATTTGCCTATAATAGGTAACAGAGAGCGTCTGACTGGGGTGGAGGGCTTGGAGGACTCCTTTACCTCAGTGACGACCTCGTTCACATGATGCCCTGAGGCATTGGCCGACCCATCCTCCTCCTGAACGCTCAGCCTGGCTGTCCTCTCAGAGGCCTTCTTGGCCAGGATGCTGGTCTTACCCAGATCGGCCGACCGGCGGGACTCTCTCTGGCGCAGGGCGTTCTTGAAGAACGACAAGCCCTTGTCCTCTGACTTGTTGCTGTGCCTAGGGTCCCTGCAGGAGACACTGGGGGAGCgcaggctggtgacagaggagCTGCTGATGGAACTCCGCAAAAACCTCCTCTCTGGACGGACCCCCTCCGCAGTAGTCTTGGTGGGGGTCCTGGCTGCAGCGTTGCTGCCCCAGCGTGGTCTATCAACCAGAGGGCTTACTAACCCCGAGTCCCGACTGCAGCTTCTCTCCAGCAGCTTCTTCCGACCAGAGGTGGTCTTCTCAAGGCTAGAGGCACTCTTCTttatggtgggggagggggaagcGGAGGACAGCGGTGTGGAGATGCGTTGCTTGCGCTGGGGGGTTCCATCTGCCGAGTCAGGACCCTTGGAAGACAAAGACTCTTTCTTTTTGGACGGGGTCTTGGCGGGCGTAGCACTGCCGCTGCTGGTGGTCTTGTCTTTAGAGGTGGTCGCCTTGGGGCCCTTTACCACAGGGCTGGAAGACATTTTGGATGTAGAGGATTTGGGGGTGGAGGACGAACACTGGCGCTTCTTGGAGTTTTTCTCTGGCTCAGACTTGATGGAACTCTTTTTGGACCTGGCGCTCTCTAACTTTGGGGCAGATCCGGCAGTGCTGCTCTTGCGTTTCTGCTCTTTCGACAGGGGGGCTTGTGCGTTTTGGTTCAGGGCTGTTATCTGGTTGTTGTTGTACGTCGGGTCACTCTTGGAGCTCTTCTTATCGGCCGGCGTGGGGGCCCTGCAGTAGACTTCGTCTAGGATCCTCCTGCCATGGTCCTGGTCGGTGCTGTTCCCCTCCATCATGGCCAAGGGGGCCCTGCCACCAGGGTAGCGCTCATGCCGGCTGTAGCTACCGAAGCAAGACGTGGATACCTTGTCATCACAGGCCTCCCCCCTTTCTCCTATCCTCTCCAAGGGGGGAGAAGAGCGTGAGTCCAGGGAGAAGCGTGAGGGGGAGTTGGACCTCATATGGAGCTTGGCAGAGAGGGACCAGGAGGGCTTCATGCTGTTCTCACTGAAGGCCAGAGGACTGGCGATGGATGACCTGGAAGACAAGCTCTGACGTTGGATGCTCCGAACAAAGGGACGGGTCGAAAATCCACCTAAATAGATACAAATAAATGAGTTTACACTAATGCACTAGACTCACTGAAAGGATATTTTAATGCCCCTTTCTCTCAACTGGGCATAGTAACATATCCTGTAAGGTTAGAAATAACTAgctaaaggagggagagaggagggcaaaAGAGGTGAAGAtggagaaagaagacagagaaaCCCAGTGTATCTGACCGTCATCTTCACTGCGGTCCCCTGTGGTGAACTCCACCGACTCGCCCAGGGAGGCCAGAGAGGTGCGTCTGGAGGAGGCCCCGGAAGCCAGGCTGGCCGGCCTGCTGCCTTGGAGACGGTTCACCCAGTGGTCACACAGAGATGAGCTGGTGGAGCCTGGCACAGATAGACACGACAATCAACCCCTCAGGTCTCTCAAAGATAACCAAGATGTTGATGCTACTGTCCAACTAAGAGTGGACAAACAGTTTTAATGTCACTTAATGGCATTTCTCCTGTAGCACCACGTAATACACCATCTTAACGAAACATTAGTGTCAGGAAAATCCCACACTCCAAGTCACCACTGACCTGCTACGGAGCTGTTGGCGGACCAGGAGGGGATCGTGTTCCTCCTCTGGTAGAACAAGATGTAGGCCGTCTgctgacacacatcatcatcagCAACGGGCTGGACCTCACTGTCGTCAAAGCAGTACCACTGGCCGTCAACAGAGTTCTTACAGTAAGCTGGGGGTTAGAAGAACAAGAGATTTAGGGTGATGGTGAAGAAGCTGTCAGAATGTAGTGTTATTTTCCTATCCATCTACCTCCAGTCAGTGACTACTACCACCTTACTGCTAAACCACCGGTCTTACCTGTGTAGTGGCCTCCATGCATGTTTCCGTGGTGATTGCAGACGGCGTACAGGTCGTACAGGTAGTCGTCAGGGTTACGCCCCAGGCCGTAGGGTCGTCtccatggtgaccagtgagaggGCAGGCTCCAGCTGCTCTGGGACCTCTTCACCATGTGAGGAGCCATGTCCATGCCAAGCAGAGGGAACCGCACCATGTTCTGCATCTTCACCCTCCTGTCAGCTTCCTTCAGGACACAGCAGTAAACACAGTACCCAGTAAACTGAACTGTCGCTACACATGCCTCAGACAGGCAGGTGACAGGTCACCGGGTAAGACTGAATAGTAGTGACTGAACATGGACAAGACAGAACAAGCAACACTGACTGAAGGCAAACCAAGAATAGGAACCAGTCGGGCCACCCAAAGCATGAGCAACTACCGTTACAAAAACAAAACCGGAATGATTGGACACAATTCTCAGTGGGGGAATTGGAAGGGGTGCTGAACGCTTTGTTGTTGCTGCAGTACCTGTCTGAACCTCTTGAGGTGCAGTATGAGCACATCAGGCAGGGTCCACAGGCTGAGCTTGATGCGGCCTTGCTGCAGCTGCTTGCAATGTGGGCAGCGCCAGGCATCATCCGGGGCCagctggaacagagacagaccacccacacacacacatcaaggaAAAGCTCCCCACCACAGTGCTTTTAAAATCAGTCTCACTCACAGAGGGAGTTCCTGACTGATCTACTCCATGTTTTCACAGCACCTTCATTTCTGTGACCAGTGCCAGTTCTTAAACTGACCAACTCTGGCCTCTGCTAACCACAGTGTATATTCAGTCTATCTGGTGTCcttccagacagagagaagccaTTATAAAAATGCTGTATTTCAAACATAGAATTAGGGGCAGAATATCCAGCACCCTCAGCATTTCAACAAAATTAAAGGCTATTGGATATTCAGCTGTGGAATAATAAACAAACCCTCTGGTAAGAAGAGAATGTTCCTTTTTCCAAGTCTCTTTTCTTGTTTAAATACATACAACAGCATATAAATGCATCGACAGCCATTGTGTGTGGCCTTGTGATACCAACACAATGTGTGTGTACTCCAGTGTTACCTGCTCCTCTTTGGTGTAGAGCTGGAGGCACTGAGCGAGGGTGCAGGCCTGGGGCTGATGGTGTTGCTCTCTGTGCAGATACACACTCTCAGCATCAGGGATGTACTCTTCCTCAGTGAGCCCAAACAGACTGCATGGAAGGAGAATCACAGTCAGCCAATCAAATCACTCAACACACTGCCTCCTAACACACAATACTAAATCTGACACTTCCCAATATGTGGGTATTGCTTAGGTAGTCTAATACTTAAGGATTTCATTCCTTTTATGTTATCCTGTCTCCAAATGTCTAAAGGCACCAgcatgcttcccagccgaaacagttcctaagagtttgtgcatatattatgatggCATTATGTGACGTTTCTGTTAGTTTTGGAGTTCGGTAAGGGTTTTTTCGGATGTTCGGGCACAGTAGCCGAACTGACCCGAAGTCGGTAGGCGAACAGAGCCGAAGTCGGTATGCGAAGTCTACACCCCTtcatcggtgattggtcaacagtaagGATTCTTCAACAAAGCgtttgtcattcaacgagagacggCTTGTTTTCATGCACATATTTTAAATTCAGAAATAAATAATGCACCAGACATCTTAGTTAAATGTAAAATTGCTTGACTATGAACTCCTCGGCAAAAACgtcaaaatgaatgacagatttcttgtgTTATCTTCGATTCATTCTGACTATTTTGTGGAAGTGTATAACTAGCTTCggcatctcaaaatggacaaacagtactattgctgtttttttcttcttattTATCAAGCGACGGTATTTAAAAGAGTATGCAAGCACACTCGTTCAGGTTTGCCAAGCAGAGTTCGGCAAGGCGCCCGCCAAACTGAAGCATGCAGACTTTTGCCTTAAAAAAAGCAAAAACAAACATCAAAGTGCCTCGTCTGCTATACTCTCTCACCCCTGTCTTTAGACAAACAATATATTTTGTTGAAATTAATATTTTTTGGCTTTAAGGGATGGGCATTTGACATCTTTTCACTATTCGAATATCTGGATAATCAAAATACATACgtttaaaaaaacacacaacaatttcaacgattttacaaCATTATAGttagaaaatcagtc is a window encoding:
- the LOC118365341 gene encoding ubiquitin carboxyl-terminal hydrolase 31-like, which encodes MRGCPTSQAIMSSKATTKENKSGSFSKKLFRRGSVRSVGSFMGRVLRTLSTLSRFGSDGHAIEGDKDDGGFTLFKTGGKDSPALDDSDRFLGEKVPGVSGLKNHGNTCFMNAILQCLSNTELFAEYLALEQYRGVEETDEEKEKPKTNGVHLGRKGPHDRGEVTEQLSGLVRALWTFEYTPQHSREFKNAVSKSALQYKGNAQHDAQEFLLWLLDRVHEDLNNHPNNRPSIKPPVEEDDGGLEGPSLPLSTGSFVQELFQAQYRSSLTCPHCQKQSNTFDPFLCISLPILLPHTRPLYVTVVYQGKYSHCMRIGVAVPLNSTVSRLRDAVSRETKIPLDQFVLTEMYYDGFHRSFCDDDDDLDIIQESDSIFAFETPEMFRLENIRTKRGSLLANLNQNNLKFGNEMSRTPSFMQGAMIPATASANKNTGADKMVLLICNRACTGHQGRRFGLPFVLYMDRTVTWDILQKEILEKMHHLLRPGVYIQVGPFSLRVVGVVGITYLLPQEEQPLCHPTVERAYKSCGQGGPPHVKIVVEWDKETKDYLFGLTEEEYIPDAESVYLHREQHHQPQACTLAQCLQLYTKEEQLAPDDAWRCPHCKQLQQGRIKLSLWTLPDVLILHLKRFRQEADRRVKMQNMVRFPLLGMDMAPHMVKRSQSSWSLPSHWSPWRRPYGLGRNPDDYLYDLYAVCNHHGNMHGGHYTAYCKNSVDGQWYCFDDSEVQPVADDDVCQQTAYILFYQRRNTIPSWSANSSVAGSTSSSLCDHWVNRLQGSRPASLASGASSRRTSLASLGESVEFTTGDRSEDDGGFSTRPFVRSIQRQSLSSRSSIASPLAFSENSMKPSWSLSAKLHMRSNSPSRFSLDSRSSPPLERIGERGEACDDKVSTSCFGSYSRHERYPGGRAPLAMMEGNSTDQDHGRRILDEVYCRAPTPADKKSSKSDPTYNNNQITALNQNAQAPLSKEQKRKSSTAGSAPKLESARSKKSSIKSEPEKNSKKRQCSSSTPKSSTSKMSSSPVVKGPKATTSKDKTTSSGSATPAKTPSKKKESLSSKGPDSADGTPQRKQRISTPLSSASPSPTIKKSASSLEKTTSGRKKLLERSCSRDSGLVSPLVDRPRWGSNAAARTPTKTTAEGVRPERRFLRSSISSSSVTSLRSPSVSCRDPRHSNKSEDKGLSFFKNALRQRESRRSADLGKTSILAKKASERTARLSVQEEDGSANASGHHVNEVVTEVKESSKPSTPVRRSLLPIIGKSKSSTSESSLYSPPNGKKPLEKQASSRKLSAMQSSARPTQKPQ